The Amycolatopsis viridis genome window below encodes:
- the rfbD gene encoding dTDP-4-dehydrorhamnose reductase: protein MLSVLVPGGTGQLGTALSALASPEVQVVAPSSAELDVTNAGSVIAAVGTLAAEAAEAGRHPLVINAAAYTAVDAAESDEHRAFAVNVDGARVLAAACSSRRVPLIHVSTDYVFPGDSSRPYEPEDPLGPRSAYGRTKAAGEDAVLGSGARAWVVRTAWVYGAEGANFVDTMRRLEGERDTLSVVDDQRGSPTWSADLAAGLLELGGRIAAGGAPQRRILHCTNAGETTWYGFARAIFEELGADPSRVKPCTTAEFPRPAPRPPYSVLSNEAWRQAGLTPLRSWREALHDYLAASGQESHTAH, encoded by the coding sequence ATGCTCAGTGTGCTCGTGCCCGGCGGGACGGGGCAGCTCGGCACTGCTCTGTCCGCGCTCGCCTCGCCGGAGGTCCAGGTGGTGGCGCCGTCCTCGGCCGAGCTGGACGTGACCAACGCCGGCTCGGTGATCGCCGCGGTCGGGACGCTGGCCGCCGAGGCCGCGGAGGCCGGGCGGCACCCGTTGGTGATCAACGCCGCCGCCTACACCGCGGTGGACGCCGCCGAGAGCGACGAGCACCGGGCGTTCGCCGTGAACGTGGACGGTGCCCGGGTCCTCGCCGCGGCGTGCTCGTCGCGCCGCGTGCCGCTGATCCACGTGTCCACGGACTATGTCTTCCCCGGTGACTCGTCCCGCCCGTACGAGCCGGAGGACCCGCTCGGGCCGCGCAGCGCCTATGGCCGGACCAAGGCCGCGGGTGAGGACGCCGTGCTGGGTTCGGGCGCGCGGGCGTGGGTGGTGCGGACCGCGTGGGTCTACGGCGCGGAGGGCGCGAACTTCGTGGACACCATGCGCCGCCTGGAAGGCGAACGCGACACGCTGTCCGTTGTGGACGATCAGCGGGGTTCGCCGACGTGGTCCGCAGACTTGGCGGCGGGGCTGCTGGAGCTCGGCGGGCGCATCGCGGCGGGAGGCGCACCGCAGCGACGGATCCTGCACTGCACGAACGCCGGTGAGACGACGTGGTACGGCTTCGCCCGGGCGATCTTCGAGGAGCTCGGCGCGGACCCGTCGCGGGTGAAACCCTGCACGACCGCGGAGTTCCCGCGGCCCGCACCGAGGCCGCCGTACTCGGTGCTGTCGAACGAGGCGTGGCGCCAGGCCGGGCTGACGCCGCTGCGCTCCTGGCGCGAGGCGCTGCACGACTACCTCGCCGCTTCGGGGCAGGAGAGCCACACGGCGCACTGA
- a CDS encoding glycosyltransferase family 2 protein → MPIRSTVVVVTWRGHDHITACLDAVAAQTRPHRLLVIDNASDDGTAQLLATHPSAPEVIRLPRNLGYAGAMARALSEVDTEFMAWLNDDTAPAPSWLAELEDNLGDAAAASARLEHPGGRVQSLGVGLTADGHGRDVTSGPVFGFCGGAALIRTAALRAVGGVPASFFCYYEDTDTAWRLRLAGHTIVTVPTARVTHRHGASTGLGSVTFHRWNERNRLLTLLRCAPAVVAVRELARFAAITAALPLRRNVPDAPNFRPGLRCRVLGEVVRRLPATIAARKSITRRSTVRRGAVWAAWTSR, encoded by the coding sequence GTGCCGATCCGCAGCACCGTCGTGGTGGTCACCTGGCGCGGCCACGACCACATCACCGCGTGCCTGGACGCCGTCGCCGCGCAGACCCGGCCGCACCGGCTGCTGGTGATCGACAACGCCTCCGACGACGGCACCGCCCAGCTCCTGGCCACCCACCCCAGCGCGCCCGAGGTGATCCGGCTGCCCCGAAACCTCGGATACGCCGGCGCGATGGCCCGCGCCTTGTCCGAAGTGGACACCGAATTCATGGCGTGGCTCAACGACGACACCGCACCGGCACCCAGCTGGCTCGCCGAGCTGGAGGACAACCTGGGCGACGCGGCCGCCGCCTCCGCGCGCCTCGAACACCCCGGCGGACGGGTCCAGTCCCTCGGCGTCGGCCTGACCGCGGACGGCCACGGACGGGACGTGACGAGCGGGCCGGTGTTCGGCTTCTGCGGCGGCGCCGCGTTGATCCGCACCGCCGCGCTGCGCGCAGTGGGCGGCGTGCCGGCGAGCTTCTTCTGCTACTACGAGGACACCGACACCGCCTGGCGGCTGCGGCTCGCCGGCCACACCATCGTGACGGTTCCCACGGCTCGTGTCACCCACCGCCACGGCGCCAGCACCGGGCTGGGCTCGGTGACCTTCCACCGGTGGAACGAGCGCAACCGCCTGCTGACCCTCCTGCGCTGCGCCCCGGCGGTCGTCGCGGTACGCGAGCTGGCCCGGTTCGCCGCGATCACCGCCGCGCTGCCGCTGCGCCGGAACGTGCCGGACGCGCCCAATTTCCGCCCCGGCCTGCGCTGCCGCGTCCTCGGTGAGGTGGTTCGCCGGCTGCCGGCCACGATCGCCGCGCGGAAGTCGATCACGCGCCGCTCGACGGTCCGCCGAGGCGCGGTCTGGGCGGCCTGGACCTCCCGATAG
- the rfbB gene encoding dTDP-glucose 4,6-dehydratase translates to MRVLVTGGAGFIGSHYVRQAISGAYPSLADAEVVVLDKLTYAGNEANLAPVADSPRLRFVRGDITDARLVAELMAGVDLVVHFAAESHVDRSIVGPADFVLTNVLGTQTLLQAALDAGVGKFVHVSTDEVYGSIESGSWSEDHVLEPNSPYSASKASSDLIARSYFRTHGLPVCVTRCSNNYGPYQFPEKVVPLFVTNLLDGGTVPLYGDGLNVRDWLHVDDHCHGIQLVAEGGRPGEIYNIGGGTELTNRELTERLLAAVGAGWERVEQVPDRKGHDRRYSVDITKISSELGYVPRVSFDEGLTDTVRWYANNRAWWEPLKRRATMVGK, encoded by the coding sequence ATGCGGGTCCTGGTGACCGGGGGCGCGGGTTTCATCGGCTCGCACTACGTCCGGCAGGCGATCTCGGGGGCTTACCCGTCCCTGGCCGACGCCGAGGTGGTGGTGCTCGACAAGCTCACCTACGCCGGCAACGAGGCGAACCTGGCGCCGGTCGCCGACTCGCCGCGGCTGCGGTTCGTGCGTGGCGACATCACCGACGCGCGGCTCGTGGCGGAGCTGATGGCGGGCGTCGACCTGGTCGTCCACTTCGCCGCCGAGTCCCATGTGGACCGTTCGATCGTCGGCCCGGCCGACTTCGTGCTGACCAACGTGCTCGGCACGCAGACCCTGTTGCAGGCGGCGCTGGACGCCGGAGTGGGCAAGTTCGTGCACGTGTCGACCGACGAGGTCTACGGCTCGATCGAGAGCGGATCGTGGTCGGAGGATCACGTGCTGGAGCCGAATTCGCCGTACTCGGCGTCGAAGGCATCTTCGGATCTCATCGCCCGCTCCTACTTCCGGACGCACGGACTGCCCGTGTGTGTGACCCGGTGCTCGAACAACTACGGTCCCTACCAGTTCCCGGAGAAGGTCGTACCGCTTTTCGTTACCAACTTGTTGGACGGTGGCACCGTTCCGCTGTACGGGGACGGGCTGAACGTCCGGGACTGGCTGCACGTGGACGACCACTGCCACGGCATCCAGCTCGTCGCCGAGGGGGGCCGTCCCGGCGAGATCTACAACATCGGCGGCGGCACCGAACTGACCAACCGGGAGCTGACCGAGCGGCTGCTGGCGGCGGTGGGTGCCGGCTGGGAGCGGGTCGAGCAGGTCCCCGACCGCAAGGGACACGACCGCCGGTACTCCGTGGACATCACCAAGATCAGCAGCGAGCTCGGATATGTGCCGAGGGTTTCCTTCGACGAGGGTCTGACGGATACGGTGCGCTGGTACGCCAACAATCGCGCGTGGTGGGAGCCGCTGAAGCGGCGCGCCACGATGGTGGGGAAGTGA
- a CDS encoding glycosyltransferase: MVQGDTPLPLVSVILVNYRGAEHTIACLRALREDLDYPNLEVLVVDNASGGDDVARITAAAGDARVIESPANTGFAGGCNLGAQHARGTVLAFLNNDARPDPAWATAAVDVLRAQPTVAAVASKVLDWDGTGVDFVDAGLTWFGMGYKRHAGGALADVARGEHEVAKDVLFATGSAMFVRAEVFRALGGFDERFFMFYEDVDLGWRLNLRGWRVRYVPESVAYHRHHGTMSEVDAPETGRETFLLERNALAALYKNLSDETLAKVLPAALALAVRRATARGELDPTQLDLAGGGAIETAPVPIPRSTLAGVLAIDQFVELLPSLAGSRATEQAARVRTDADLVPLMRKALEPAYPLPRYLAAHDILAGVFGIEGVFGQRRKVLVITGDAITERMAGPAIRAWNIASVLSAEHDVRLVTVNPLAAPPPAPFPVSAAGKRDLAEPVAWADIVILQGHVLEMAPALKAQDSNKIVVCDLYDPMHLELLEQGKSAPDDRRAADLAGVTRVLDAQLLRGDFFLCASERQRLFWLGHLAALGRLSPRLYDADPTTQSLLSVVPFGLSPEPPVRTGPGLRDTLDLDDSDRVVLWAGGVYSWFDPLTLVEAIDRVRQRRPDVKLVFLGMKHPNPEVAEMDIGARTIRLADRLGLTDKHVYFNEQWVPFADRQNWLLDANCGVTTHFEHVETTFAFRTRVLDYLWAGLPIVTTDGDAFADLVRDEELGVVVPAEDVDALADALERVLYDEEFAAGCRARIEVVAQRYAWPTALAPLVEFCRDPRPAADRLVGAADLTVSAPVRGAEAVRRDLALVKEYLADGGPKELARRVAGRVRKVARRRG, encoded by the coding sequence TTGGTCCAGGGGGACACACCACTGCCGCTGGTCTCGGTGATCTTGGTGAACTACCGGGGTGCGGAGCACACGATCGCCTGCCTGCGCGCCCTGCGCGAGGACCTCGACTACCCGAACCTGGAAGTGCTGGTGGTCGACAACGCCTCGGGCGGGGACGACGTCGCGCGGATCACCGCCGCCGCGGGTGACGCACGGGTGATCGAGTCGCCCGCCAACACCGGCTTCGCGGGCGGCTGCAACCTCGGTGCCCAGCACGCCCGCGGGACCGTCCTCGCCTTCCTGAACAACGACGCCCGCCCGGACCCCGCGTGGGCAACGGCCGCCGTCGACGTGTTGCGCGCCCAGCCCACGGTCGCGGCCGTGGCCAGCAAGGTCCTGGACTGGGACGGCACCGGGGTCGACTTCGTGGACGCCGGCCTGACCTGGTTCGGCATGGGTTACAAGCGGCACGCCGGTGGCGCACTGGCCGACGTCGCCCGCGGCGAGCACGAAGTGGCGAAGGACGTGCTGTTCGCCACCGGCTCGGCGATGTTCGTGCGGGCCGAGGTGTTCCGGGCGCTGGGCGGGTTCGACGAGCGCTTCTTCATGTTCTACGAGGACGTGGACCTGGGCTGGCGGCTGAACCTGCGTGGCTGGCGCGTGCGGTACGTGCCGGAGTCGGTGGCCTACCACCGCCACCACGGCACGATGTCCGAAGTGGACGCACCGGAGACCGGCCGGGAGACGTTCCTGCTGGAGCGCAACGCACTCGCCGCTCTCTACAAGAACCTGTCCGACGAGACCCTGGCGAAGGTGCTGCCCGCCGCGCTGGCGCTGGCCGTGCGCCGCGCGACCGCGCGCGGCGAGCTCGATCCCACGCAGCTGGACCTCGCCGGCGGCGGAGCGATCGAGACCGCACCGGTGCCGATCCCCCGCTCCACGCTCGCCGGGGTGCTGGCGATCGACCAGTTCGTCGAACTGCTGCCGTCGCTGGCCGGGTCACGGGCCACCGAGCAGGCCGCCCGCGTGCGCACCGACGCCGACCTGGTCCCGCTGATGCGCAAGGCGCTGGAGCCGGCCTACCCGCTGCCGCGCTACCTGGCCGCGCACGACATCCTGGCCGGCGTCTTCGGCATCGAGGGCGTGTTCGGGCAGCGCCGGAAGGTCCTGGTGATCACCGGCGACGCCATCACCGAACGCATGGCGGGCCCGGCGATCCGCGCGTGGAACATCGCCTCGGTGCTGTCCGCCGAGCACGACGTCCGCCTGGTCACGGTCAACCCGCTGGCCGCGCCGCCGCCCGCGCCGTTCCCGGTCAGCGCCGCCGGCAAGCGCGACCTGGCCGAACCCGTCGCATGGGCCGACATCGTGATCCTGCAGGGTCACGTGCTGGAGATGGCGCCCGCGCTGAAGGCCCAGGACTCGAACAAGATCGTGGTCTGCGACCTCTACGACCCGATGCACCTGGAGCTGCTGGAGCAGGGCAAGAGCGCGCCCGACGACCGGCGCGCGGCCGACCTCGCCGGGGTGACCCGGGTGCTGGACGCGCAGCTGCTGCGCGGCGACTTCTTCCTGTGCGCGTCGGAGCGGCAGCGGCTGTTCTGGCTGGGGCACCTCGCCGCGCTCGGCCGCCTCTCGCCGCGGCTCTACGACGCCGACCCGACCACCCAGTCGCTGCTGTCGGTCGTCCCGTTCGGCCTGTCTCCCGAACCCCCGGTGCGCACCGGACCGGGCCTGCGGGACACCCTGGACCTCGACGACAGCGACCGGGTCGTGCTGTGGGCCGGTGGCGTCTACAGCTGGTTCGACCCGCTGACCCTGGTCGAGGCGATCGACCGGGTGCGGCAGCGGCGGCCGGACGTGAAGCTGGTGTTCCTCGGCATGAAGCACCCGAACCCCGAGGTCGCCGAGATGGACATCGGCGCACGCACGATCCGGCTCGCGGACCGCCTCGGGCTCACCGACAAGCACGTGTACTTCAACGAACAGTGGGTGCCCTTCGCCGACCGGCAGAACTGGCTGCTCGACGCGAACTGCGGTGTCACCACGCACTTCGAGCACGTGGAGACGACGTTCGCGTTCCGCACCCGCGTTCTGGACTACCTGTGGGCCGGGCTGCCGATCGTGACCACCGACGGCGACGCGTTCGCCGACCTGGTCCGCGACGAGGAGCTGGGTGTCGTGGTGCCGGCCGAGGACGTGGACGCCCTCGCCGACGCGCTGGAGCGGGTGCTCTACGACGAGGAGTTCGCCGCGGGATGCCGCGCGCGGATCGAGGTGGTGGCACAGCGGTACGCGTGGCCGACCGCGCTGGCGCCGCTGGTGGAGTTCTGCCGCGACCCGCGGCCCGCGGCCGATCGGCTGGTCGGCGCCGCGGATCTGACGGTGTCCGCGCCGGTGCGCGGCGCGGAAGCGGTCCGGCGCGATCTGGCGCTGGTGAAGGAATACCTCGCCGACGGTGGCCCCAAGGAGCTGGCGCGTCGCGTCGCGGGCCGGGTCCGGAAGGTAGCGCGCCGCCGTGGCTGA
- a CDS encoding glycosyltransferase family 4 protein, producing MAERALRVLLDGTPLLGNRTGVGRYTASLAEELASMSDVDMRAVAFTLRGWRRLRHVLPHGAQARGMPVAARMLRKAWLRSRFPPIELFAGRADVVHGTNFVLPGAIRAAGVLTIHDLAFLDAPGELPPSDRELPELVRRGAARADVICTPTAAVADAVADRLDVDRAKVVVTPLGVDAAWFTGRPPDEAMRERLGLPERYLLFVGAAGPRKGVDWLLRAHAAADDLPPLVFSGPGPAPGTPRTRRLGYLSERDLHNVVAGAAALVLPSRDEGFGLPVLEALASDVPVVCSDIPALREISGGFAHLAPYGEVDALIAALREAVAEPPLASRSIERRAHAAGFTWRRTAETTLAAYRQATQR from the coding sequence GTGGCTGAGCGAGCGCTTCGGGTCCTGCTGGACGGCACTCCCCTGCTCGGGAACCGGACCGGCGTCGGGCGCTACACGGCGTCCCTGGCCGAAGAGCTCGCCTCGATGTCCGATGTGGACATGCGGGCGGTGGCGTTCACCCTGCGCGGCTGGCGTCGCCTGCGGCACGTGCTGCCGCACGGCGCCCAGGCACGGGGCATGCCGGTGGCCGCGCGGATGCTGCGCAAGGCGTGGCTGCGCTCGCGGTTCCCGCCGATCGAGCTGTTCGCCGGGCGCGCGGACGTGGTGCACGGCACGAACTTCGTGCTGCCCGGCGCGATCCGCGCCGCGGGCGTGCTGACCATCCACGACCTGGCGTTCCTGGACGCGCCGGGCGAGCTGCCGCCCAGCGACCGGGAGCTGCCCGAGCTGGTCCGCCGCGGCGCCGCCCGCGCCGACGTGATCTGCACACCCACCGCAGCGGTGGCCGACGCGGTCGCGGACCGGCTGGACGTCGACCGGGCGAAGGTCGTGGTCACCCCGCTGGGCGTGGACGCGGCATGGTTCACCGGACGCCCGCCCGACGAGGCGATGCGCGAGCGCCTGGGCCTGCCGGAGCGGTACCTGTTGTTCGTGGGCGCCGCCGGACCGCGCAAGGGCGTGGACTGGCTGTTGCGGGCGCACGCGGCGGCGGACGATCTGCCACCGCTGGTGTTCTCCGGCCCGGGACCGGCGCCGGGCACGCCACGCACCCGGCGGCTGGGGTACCTGTCCGAACGCGACCTGCACAACGTGGTGGCCGGGGCGGCCGCGCTGGTGCTGCCGTCGCGGGACGAGGGTTTCGGGCTGCCGGTGCTGGAGGCGCTGGCCTCGGACGTCCCCGTGGTCTGCTCGGACATCCCCGCGCTGCGGGAGATCTCCGGCGGCTTCGCCCACCTGGCGCCGTACGGCGAGGTGGACGCGCTGATCGCGGCGCTGCGGGAGGCGGTGGCGGAGCCGCCGCTCGCGTCCCGCTCGATCGAGCGCCGCGCCCACGCCGCGGGCTTCACCTGGCGCCGCACCGCCGAAACGACACTGGCGGCCTACCGCCAAGCCACCCAGCGCTAG
- a CDS encoding glycosyltransferase family 4 protein, producing MPELVVIAEQLLAPVPGGTGRYTAELLRALISTAPDGWTVSSVTARHADGLPGARMLPVPPRVLAAAWQAGLPYWPGGDAVHAPTPLAPPRAPRGRTLSVTVHDTVPWTHPETLTPRGVSWHRAMIVRAARRADGLVVPTRAVAGDLATRVPVAVPVTVAGHGVAEVFTREDLPEVDVPDRYVLAIGTIEPRKGIDVLISAMVRVGVPLVLAGQPGWGGLDPRAMAGDRVDVRVLGRLDDARLAAVLRRASVLAAPSLAEGFGLPVLEAMAAGVPVVHSDAPALTEVAGGAGVRVPRGDPGALATALRDVLSSPQRAADLADRGRARAREFSWEQAARAVWAVHERTTS from the coding sequence GTGCCGGAACTCGTGGTCATCGCCGAGCAGCTGCTCGCACCCGTGCCCGGTGGGACGGGCCGCTACACCGCCGAGCTGCTGCGCGCCCTGATCTCGACCGCACCGGACGGGTGGACGGTGTCGAGCGTCACCGCGCGGCATGCGGACGGCCTGCCCGGCGCGCGGATGCTGCCGGTGCCGCCGCGGGTGCTGGCCGCCGCGTGGCAGGCGGGGTTGCCGTACTGGCCGGGCGGGGACGCGGTGCACGCGCCGACGCCGCTGGCCCCGCCGCGCGCGCCGCGCGGGCGGACGTTGTCGGTCACCGTGCACGACACCGTGCCGTGGACGCACCCGGAGACACTCACGCCGCGCGGGGTGAGCTGGCACCGGGCGATGATCGTGCGTGCGGCACGGCGGGCCGACGGCCTGGTCGTCCCGACGCGCGCGGTGGCCGGCGACCTCGCCACGCGAGTACCGGTGGCGGTGCCGGTGACGGTGGCCGGGCACGGGGTGGCGGAGGTGTTCACCCGGGAAGATCTGCCCGAAGTGGACGTACCGGACCGGTACGTCCTGGCGATCGGCACGATCGAACCGCGCAAGGGGATCGACGTGCTGATCTCCGCGATGGTGCGGGTCGGGGTGCCGCTGGTGCTGGCCGGGCAGCCGGGCTGGGGTGGTCTGGACCCCCGCGCGATGGCCGGGGACCGGGTGGACGTGCGGGTTCTGGGGCGGCTGGACGACGCCCGCCTGGCGGCGGTGCTGCGCCGGGCGTCCGTGCTGGCCGCGCCGAGCCTGGCGGAGGGATTCGGGTTGCCGGTGCTGGAGGCGATGGCGGCCGGCGTGCCGGTGGTGCACTCGGACGCTCCGGCGCTGACCGAGGTGGCCGGGGGCGCGGGCGTGCGGGTCCCGCGCGGGGATCCCGGGGCGCTGGCCACCGCGTTGCGCGACGTGCTGTCCTCCCCGCAGCGGGCGGCTGACCTGGCGGATCGGGGCCGTGCCCGGGCACGAGAGTTCTCCTGGGAACAGGCGGCGCGGGCCGTCTGGGCGGTGCACGAGCGCACCACTTCGTGA